The nucleotide sequence GGCGCCGCGAGGGCGAAATTCTGGAATTCTGTTCCAGTAGGATTGGTTTCTTTAGAAAAAGTCATGCTGTTACACATCCCGTTAATGGGATGTCTCCGTGTATACACTCTCTGTTTTTTATTGAGTGTGATGGTCAAAGGCATCGACCATCAGACAGGCGGCAGCGCGTTTTGTAAATTCGGTGTTTATGACTTCTAAACGATGCGCTGAAATATAGCTGGGGGGCGATGAATCAAATTGCTTTAAAAAGCTTCTAATTATGACATTTTAAGGAGCCCATTACAAGGGTTTTCCCGAATTTAATTATGATTAGGTGATGAATTGGTTTATTACGCCCTCAAGCGTTGGCATTGTTGATTTCCCTGCATACCTTGTGGGTGTCATTTTTACGATCTTATTTCCCGGCCCAAATTCCCTGTATGTACTGGCGATTGCTTCGGTAAAGGGATGGCGCGCTGGTGCGTGGGCATCCGTAGGCATTTTTATTGGCGACGCTATCTTGATGATCGGCATCGCCTTAGGTGCTGCAACTTTACTGAACTCATCGCCATCCACATTCAATATCTTGCGTTTGTTTGGCGTCGCTTATCTGGCGTGGATGGGATATGGTTTTATTCGGAGTGGCCTGGCGCGTTGGCACGGCACTCAAGTACTGGTATCAGGAGATAGTCAGTCTCATTACTTAAGTACCCTACATCCAGCAATAGCTGCACTGACTTTATCTTTAACTAATCCTAAGGCAATCTTTTTCTTCGTCTCATTCTTTGCGCAGTTTATTCAACCGGAGTATGCGCATCCAGTGCATACCTTTTTATACCTAGCTCTGGTATTGCAAATAGTGAGCATGACCTACTTAATAAGCCTCATCTTTGCTGGGCAATTTTTTCTCAGCTTCTTTAATCGTCACCCTCACTACGCCGCAGCTCTTTGGTTTCTAGTTGGAGCTCTGCTAATTGGCTTTGCTGGAAAGCTACTACTCTATTGATAAGCCTTGATCAGGGATTATTTGAGCCAACGCAATAAGCGCTCAACACCTTTACCGTAGGGTGGTCTTGCTAACTGAGTGCCACGTAAAAAAGGAAGACCAAATAAACCGCGCACCTCTAAAACAGATTTGCGATGACTAAATGCCTCAAAACCTGCTTTGCCATGGTAAGCGCCCATACCGCTTGCGCCGATGCCCCCAAAGGGTAAATCTTCCACAGCAGCATGCAAAAGGGTGTCATTGATTGTGACGCCACCAGAGCGAGTTTCTTTTAAAACGCGCTTCATTGCTTCTTTATTTTTACCAAACCAGTACATGGCTAATGGCATTGGGCGCTCATTAATATATCGGATGATTGAATCGATATCGTTGATTGTCACGATTGGCAGAATGGGGCCGAATACCTCTTCTTGCATGATCAGCGCACTCTCAGAAACATTTAAGAGTGCTACTGGAGTAAATGGCAGTCCAGTATTGTTCGTTGGCGAAATCAGTGGAATTGCTTGTGCACCATGATCTATTGCATCTTGAACGAGTTTTTGCCAGCGTGCTAGCTGCTGCTCATCAATCGGGCCAGTGAACTCTTCTGGGTTGGAAAATTGGTTTTGCGCAGCATTCTGCAGCTCTTGAATAAATGCATTGCAATCACTTTCGCGAATAACGGCGTAATCCGGCGCAATGCAAGTTTGTCCGCCATTCACTAACTTGCCATAAATGATGCTAGCAGCTGCCTCTTTGAGCTTCGCTGAGGAGTCAACAATTGCTGGAGACTTGCCGCCCAGCTCTAAAGTAATTGGGGTTAGATGATCTGCTGCCGCACGCATGACCTTTTTTCCAATATCTCCGGAGCCTGTAAAAAATAGATGATCAAAAGGGAGTGCTGCAAAAGATTCTGCAACCTCGGTACCGCCAACGCTTACGCAAAATTCGATTGGGTGAAAATATTCTTGAATCAAAGTTGCCAAGAATCCAGAGGTGCGAGAACTTCTTTCTGACGGCTTTAGCCAAACGCGATTACCTGCTGCAAAAGCAGCGATCGCTGGCAAAAGTGCTAGTTGTACTGGGTAATTCCAGGGACTCATGATGCCCACGACACCCATAGATTGCATTTGTGTCCAAGCGTGAGATGAACCCAAAAATCCAGGCGTTGGCACTAGCTGCGGCTTCATCCACTCTTTTAGATTCTGACGAACATGTTTGCAAGCTTGATAAATTATTTGAAACTCAAGAAGTCGACTCTCAGTGGGGTGGCGAGTACCAAAATCTGCAGCCAACACTTTGCAGATTTTTTCTTCATTGGCGGCAATCATTCGCTCAATACGCCCAATCCGCTCAAGGCGAACCTGTAGGGAGGGGTTCGGTTCCGAGGCATAAGCTGCCTTGATTTCGTCTAATTGAATTGTGAAGCGGTTTATCGGCATGAGGTTTTATGTAGAGCAAGCAAACGATTGAATAAGGCATTAGGATAAAGCCATGAACGAAACTATTCTCAAAAATCACCCAACTCTCGAGCGCGCTACTTTAGGCGGTGGCTGTTTCTGGTGTCTGGAGGCGGTTTACCAGCAAATTTCCGGCGTAAGTGCTGTGGTTTCAGGGTATGCGGGAGGGGCAATGCCAAATCCGGACTATGACTCCATTTGCACTGGCCAAACAGGACATGCTGAAATCGTCGACATTTACTTTGATC is from Polynucleobacter sp. MG-Unter2-18 and encodes:
- a CDS encoding aldehyde dehydrogenase family protein; this translates as MPINRFTIQLDEIKAAYASEPNPSLQVRLERIGRIERMIAANEEKICKVLAADFGTRHPTESRLLEFQIIYQACKHVRQNLKEWMKPQLVPTPGFLGSSHAWTQMQSMGVVGIMSPWNYPVQLALLPAIAAFAAGNRVWLKPSERSSRTSGFLATLIQEYFHPIEFCVSVGGTEVAESFAALPFDHLFFTGSGDIGKKVMRAAADHLTPITLELGGKSPAIVDSSAKLKEAAASIIYGKLVNGGQTCIAPDYAVIRESDCNAFIQELQNAAQNQFSNPEEFTGPIDEQQLARWQKLVQDAIDHGAQAIPLISPTNNTGLPFTPVALLNVSESALIMQEEVFGPILPIVTINDIDSIIRYINERPMPLAMYWFGKNKEAMKRVLKETRSGGVTINDTLLHAAVEDLPFGGIGASGMGAYHGKAGFEAFSHRKSVLEVRGLFGLPFLRGTQLARPPYGKGVERLLRWLK
- the leuE gene encoding leucine efflux protein LeuE, with the translated sequence MNWFITPSSVGIVDFPAYLVGVIFTILFPGPNSLYVLAIASVKGWRAGAWASVGIFIGDAILMIGIALGAATLLNSSPSTFNILRLFGVAYLAWMGYGFIRSGLARWHGTQVLVSGDSQSHYLSTLHPAIAALTLSLTNPKAIFFFVSFFAQFIQPEYAHPVHTFLYLALVLQIVSMTYLISLIFAGQFFLSFFNRHPHYAAALWFLVGALLIGFAGKLLLY